In Candidatus Polarisedimenticolaceae bacterium, a genomic segment contains:
- a CDS encoding ABC transporter permease subunit: protein MSAIGALARTQLRRTSRSRLFVVGVLVALVLVAGVVESVIGIRTWTSQAVSAAIAWDVISFYAIVGFVLAALLGAWTIQSERRDKTWQVMLCKPVMPWQIVVGKFLGVMSVLGTLTLVLWAILHVLLAITLRTYFPRVDVALALQLISFSIPAALSLCLTLRFHPILAVAITLLLRYEFLDALFASLTSSQYPAAVLFVPAGLVAMVRMIAPSYEAFDLTVSLRTMASLLWTRQAWVVAYAVSIDSLLLWIATAVLRARELAKTL, encoded by the coding sequence ATGAGCGCGATCGGTGCACTCGCACGGACCCAGTTGAGACGAACAAGCCGGTCCCGCTTGTTCGTCGTCGGTGTTCTCGTCGCTCTGGTTCTCGTGGCCGGCGTCGTCGAGTCGGTGATCGGAATACGAACTTGGACCAGCCAGGCCGTTTCTGCAGCAATCGCTTGGGACGTCATTTCATTCTATGCAATCGTGGGATTCGTTCTGGCCGCGCTTCTCGGCGCGTGGACCATCCAATCGGAACGTCGCGACAAGACGTGGCAGGTGATGCTCTGCAAGCCCGTAATGCCATGGCAGATCGTCGTTGGAAAGTTTCTCGGTGTCATGAGCGTACTGGGCACTCTCACTCTTGTTCTCTGGGCCATTCTTCACGTGCTCCTGGCGATCACCTTGCGCACGTACTTTCCGCGCGTCGATGTTGCTCTCGCGCTTCAACTTATCAGTTTCTCAATTCCTGCCGCCCTTAGCTTGTGCCTTACCCTTCGTTTTCATCCTATCCTGGCCGTCGCGATCACACTTCTCTTGCGATATGAGTTTCTGGACGCATTGTTCGCGTCACTGACGTCGTCCCAGTACCCCGCCGCGGTTCTGTTCGTGCCCGCGGGCCTCGTAGCAATGGTGCGGATGATCGCGCCGTCATACGAAGCATTCGATTTGACCGTCAGCCTGAGGACCATGGCGTCTCTGCTTTGGACTCGACAAGCGTGGGTCGTTGCATACGCTGTTTCGATCGATTCTCTCCTTCTTTGGATCGCGACGGCAGTTCTACGCGCAAGAGAGCTCGCCAAGACGCTTTGA